TCCTCGACCACTGCGAGGCGCCGGGCATGACCATTGCGATCGGCGCTGGCGATCGCGTCGTGTGGACGTGCGGCTACGGCCTTGCCGATGTTGCGGAAAACCGGCCGATGACGGCGGAAACCGTCGGCCCGACCGGCTCCGACGCCAAACCTTACACCGCTGTCGCGGCGATGCAGCTGGTCGAGCGCGGCATCATCGGCCTGGACGATCCAGTGAACCACTACCTCGACGGGTGGCGGATCAAGAATCCGTACGGCGACAGGGAAATCACCCTTCGGGACCTGCTCACCCACCGCAGCGGCCTCGGCACCGGCATGGGCAACTGCGACCGTGTGCCGCCGGGACCGCTTGGTGAGCATCTGCGGAAAGTGTTCGAGGAGCAGCGATCCGACGCGTACGGTGGCATGCTTCCGTTCTGGGGGACCAAAGTCGACGTGAACTACCAGTACAGCAATGTCGGCATCGCGCTGGTTGGTTATCTGGTCGAGCTGCTCAACCCGGAGCGGCTCACGTTCTCCGACTACGTCGACCGGCATATTTTCCAGCCGCTACGGATGACCTCGACGGCATTTCCACCGGCACAACATCCGGACCATGTGTCCGCGGAGCTGCTGGCGCGACGGTCGACCGGATACGCGACGCTGCCTGGCCTGCGATGTCAGTTGCCACCGGTGTATCCCGCCGACTATCCGGCCGGCACCGCGCTGACTACGCCGGGCGACCACGTACGGTTTTTGCTGGCGATGACGGCAAAAGGCGGCCGCATCCTGCAACCGCGGACGGCGCGGCGGATGCTGACCCCGCAGGCCGGCCGAGGCCCCGACCCGAGCGCGACGATCGGGCTGGTGTGGAGCCTTTTCCACCACGGCGAGGAAAATGCGTACTTCGGCCATGGCGGTGAATACATGTGGGGATGGAACCAGGTCTCGCGCTGCTGGCCGCGGCAGCGGATCGCGGTCACCGCCAACACCAACCAGTGGGACCTCGGCGACCTCGGCACATCGGAACGGCCGAGCCATCTCGCCGGCCGGCTCGTGCTCGGCATCGTGACCGCCTGGGTCGAAGGCCGCGACCCGCGGCCGGCGCGCTGTCCGGCCGCGGGCCTCGGCTATCTGGCCGGGGTGATCGTCGCGGACCGGCTCACCGCCAGGCTCGGAATCCGTACGCCACCGACAAAATCCGAGATCGACGAGATCGCCAGGTCGGCGCACCTGGCCGGGGACCGCGACGCGTTCCGGCAGGGAATGGTTGATCTCGTCGCCACCGACGGCACGCTGCCGGCACTGGTCGAGCTCAGCCGCCGAGAGTTGCCCGACCACGAGATCGATGTGCTCAAGCGCCAACTCGGCGTCCCCAAGCTCGGCATCATGGTGTGAGCGTACGAGCCAAAAACTCCGCCTGCAGTGCGGAAAGACTGCACAACGTCACGCGGTCGCGCGGCATGTGTGTGAGACCGGACAGGATGATCGTCGTGTGCGGCCGAGCGGCGGCCGTCAACGCGGCGGACAGTTTGAGCGTGTGTACGGGAAGGACGTTGTCGTCGGCCAGGCCGTGGATCAGCATCAGCGGCCGGTCCAGATTCGGCGCGTCGGACATGATCGAGCAACGCTCGTAAACGTCCGGATATTCGTCCGGATGACCGAGATAACGCTCCTGGTAATGCGTGTCATAGATCCGCTGGTCGGTGACCGGCGCACCGGCGACCGCGACGTGGAAGACATCCGGACGACGCAACACGGCGAGCGCCGAGAGAAATCCACTGTACGACCAGCCGCGGATGCCGACACGGCTCAGGTCGAGATCGGGGAACTTCTCGGCGGCCGCGTGCAAAGCGACGATCTGGTCGGTGAGCGACAGCGGTCCCTTGTCGCGGTGGATCGTCCGGCTCCAGTCCGGATCACGTTCCGGCGTGCCGCGGCCGTCGGCGACGATCACCGCGTATCCCTGGTCGGCCCACCATTGCGAGTCGGTGAAGGCGCCGGCGGCGGCGAGCACACGCCGGCCGCCGGGCCCACCGTACGGGTTGAGCAGCACCGGAAGTTTTCCGCTGCCGGCAACATGACCGGTCGGAAACAGCACCGCCGTGCGGATCTCGTGCTCACCGGCGTGGAAGAAGACCGGCCGCGGGTCGACCAGTGGTGTCTCGACCAGAGAGCGCAGCTCGGCGATTTCTTTTCCGTCTCGCCGTACGGAAAACCGTGGCGTCGCGCGGTCGAGCGTACGGCTCGCCACGACCGTCGTGCCGCCGCCGGCCGCTCCACTGTGGACACCTGGGACGGAGGTGATCGCCTGCGGACCGGTGTCCGGCGCGTACGACCACAGATGGTCCTCGGTTTGTTCGGTGGACGCGACGAAGAGTACGGTGTCGCCGTCGATGTCCAGGACCGTGCGGATCTGCAGGCCGACCGGCGTCACCGGCCGGTCGCCGATGACCAGCCGGCGAGTGTTGTCGCTCTCGGCGACCCACACCAGCTCGCCGTCGGTCGTCCGCCCCGGCACGCCGGTCGTGATCGTGGTCCACGCCGAGTCGCGGTCTTCGCGGACGACGGAGGTTTTCCCGGTGTCTGGGTCGATCGCGAGGATCGTCATCGTCGTCTGCGACCGGTTTTGCACCACGGCGAGCACATCGTGCTTCGTCCACGCGACCGTCACCACATACTCGTACGCGTCGTCCCAGTCGACCTCGACGCGTTTTCCATCCGTGCCGAAGATGACCAGTCGCACCTCGGCGTTTGCGGTGCCGGCCAACGGATAGCGCCGCGAGGACGGCGCCGCCTCTGGATTGCCAGGATCGGCGAGGAAAATCGTCGCCACCGGCGAGGTGTCGACTCTGGTGGCGATCAGCCGGTCGCCGTCAGGAGACCACCAGTAAGCGCGGAAGCGGTCCATCGACTCACCGGCCACGTGTTCCGGCACGCCGTACGTGATGTCCCCGGACTCCGGTTGGGCCAAAGCCCGATCCGCTCCGGTGGCCACGTCGAGGACGTGCAGCGCGCCACCGGTGACGTAGGCGATCGCGGTGAAATCGTTGTTAGGAAAGGCCGTGTCGACCGGTCCGGCGACCGGCAGCTCACCGGTGTTCCCGCTGCTTACCTCGACTGTCCACAGTCGACCGGAGAGTGGGAAGACCGCATGCGCGGCGTCCGTGTCGGTCGCGTACGTCGTGATGCCGGTCGACCGCTCTCGCGCGCGTTCGCGGCGTACGAGCTCCTCGGCGGTGGGATTGTCGGCCGCGTCGCCGAGCAGGTCGGCAGGGTCGGCGAGCAGTTTCTCCCTGCCGGTGCCGACGTCCAGCTTCCACAGGCAGCTGACCGGGTCGCGGCCCGCGCGCGTGCGGGTGAAGAGCACGGTGTGGCCGTCCGCACTGACGGTGGGATTGCGCGGCAGGCCAAGAGAAAACCGGCGCGTGTCGGCTTCCTGGACGAGAAACGGGTCGAGGTCCATCGAGTTCTCTACCTTTCCGGAGCGAGGCGGTCGGCGGCGGCGAGCTGGCTCGGGTCGCCGAGCAGTTCCCAGCGTTGCAAGGCGATCGGGACGTTGCCTTCCGACCATAGGCGATCATGAAACCGGCGCAGGTCGAAGGAATCGCCGAAATGGACCCGAGCCGAGGCGAGCAGGTCGAGGATCTGCTGCTTGCCGGCCTGGTAGCTGAGCCGCTGGCCGGGACGGGCCGCGAGGCCGGTGGCGTCGTGAAAGGCCATCTCGCGGTCCACCGGTACGAGCCGGAGCAGCCGGTCGGCGGCCTCGTCGAGGCTGATCGATCCCAACGCCAGCTCCACGTCGAGCTCCGCGCGAATGGCGCGTAGCCGGAGAAAGTTGGCGATCTGCCGCATGCTGTCCGGCCGGTCGGCGAAAAGGCCGGCCTGCAGTGTCATCTCCTCGTGATAGAAGGCGATCCCCTCGCTCGGCAGCGAGTCGTAATAATGCCGGCGGACCGGATCGGGATGCTGCCAGGAAAGTGCCGCCTGCTGCGCGTGTACGCCCTCGTGGATGAGGCCGCCGCAGAGCGGATCGTAGGCCTTGGCTCGCTCAAAGTACGGCAGGTCGTCACGCGGCGCCGGGACGTAACGGATCGCGTCCTCGCCGGCGCGGCGCAGGCTGGTCAGGTCGTCCGGCACGGCGAGCCAGGCCAGGGGAGCGAGATATGCCGGCATTGGCGCGAAAAGATAGCGGCGCAGGTCGTCCGGCTGGCTGAGGATGGCGTTTTCGGCGTAAAACCGGCGAAGGCGCTTCTCGTCGGCGTCTTCGGTGGCGACCTGGTCGGCGATGCTTGCCGCGAGCGGTGCCGGTGGCACATGCCGGAATCGTTGTGCGAACACGGCTTCCATGGCGACGGCACGCTGCCACTCCGACCGTGCCAGCTGGACGATGTGGTCGGCCGGCTGGGGATAGAGCGCCACCCGATGCAGGAAAAAGCCGAAGGCGTCAGCACCGACCGCCGCGCTGGCACCGAAAGTCGGCAGGCGCTCGACCAGCCAGTCGCGATACGACTCCAGCGCGTCGACCGCATCCGTTGCCAGCAGTGAAAGCGCGGCCATGGACGCCGGCAGAT
The nucleotide sequence above comes from Fodinicola acaciae. Encoded proteins:
- a CDS encoding serine hydrolase domain-containing protein, which encodes MRLKHLTQALDEYVPVILDHCEAPGMTIAIGAGDRVVWTCGYGLADVAENRPMTAETVGPTGSDAKPYTAVAAMQLVERGIIGLDDPVNHYLDGWRIKNPYGDREITLRDLLTHRSGLGTGMGNCDRVPPGPLGEHLRKVFEEQRSDAYGGMLPFWGTKVDVNYQYSNVGIALVGYLVELLNPERLTFSDYVDRHIFQPLRMTSTAFPPAQHPDHVSAELLARRSTGYATLPGLRCQLPPVYPADYPAGTALTTPGDHVRFLLAMTAKGGRILQPRTARRMLTPQAGRGPDPSATIGLVWSLFHHGEENAYFGHGGEYMWGWNQVSRCWPRQRIAVTANTNQWDLGDLGTSERPSHLAGRLVLGIVTAWVEGRDPRPARCPAAGLGYLAGVIVADRLTARLGIRTPPTKSEIDEIARSAHLAGDRDAFRQGMVDLVATDGTLPALVELSRRELPDHEIDVLKRQLGVPKLGIMV
- a CDS encoding S9 family peptidase; its protein translation is MDLDPFLVQEADTRRFSLGLPRNPTVSADGHTVLFTRTRAGRDPVSCLWKLDVGTGREKLLADPADLLGDAADNPTAEELVRRERARERSTGITTYATDTDAAHAVFPLSGRLWTVEVSSGNTGELPVAGPVDTAFPNNDFTAIAYVTGGALHVLDVATGADRALAQPESGDITYGVPEHVAGESMDRFRAYWWSPDGDRLIATRVDTSPVATIFLADPGNPEAAPSSRRYPLAGTANAEVRLVIFGTDGKRVEVDWDDAYEYVVTVAWTKHDVLAVVQNRSQTTMTILAIDPDTGKTSVVREDRDSAWTTITTGVPGRTTDGELVWVAESDNTRRLVIGDRPVTPVGLQIRTVLDIDGDTVLFVASTEQTEDHLWSYAPDTGPQAITSVPGVHSGAAGGGTTVVASRTLDRATPRFSVRRDGKEIAELRSLVETPLVDPRPVFFHAGEHEIRTAVLFPTGHVAGSGKLPVLLNPYGGPGGRRVLAAAGAFTDSQWWADQGYAVIVADGRGTPERDPDWSRTIHRDKGPLSLTDQIVALHAAAEKFPDLDLSRVGIRGWSYSGFLSALAVLRRPDVFHVAVAGAPVTDQRIYDTHYQERYLGHPDEYPDVYERCSIMSDAPNLDRPLMLIHGLADDNVLPVHTLKLSAALTAAARPHTTIILSGLTHMPRDRVTLCSLSALQAEFLARTLTP
- a CDS encoding DUF885 family protein, coding for MLRQLAADFWTWRAATRPDNGDDLTRMERPAGWLADWSDRAVSDLRAKAADFTRRLDSIDVSGEPVAVRVDARLLRSAIDRVHWENDLLRGWQRHPGFYVDQAVIPIFEAMLPLESPDRAATVSAYLRHIPVIIDQAKTNLADVAAPFARLAIDQLDRLVRDLPASMAALSLLATDAVDALESYRDWLVERLPTFGASAAVGADAFGFFLHRVALYPQPADHIVQLARSEWQRAVAMEAVFAQRFRHVPPAPLAASIADQVATEDADEKRLRRFYAENAILSQPDDLRRYLFAPMPAYLAPLAWLAVPDDLTSLRRAGEDAIRYVPAPRDDLPYFERAKAYDPLCGGLIHEGVHAQQAALSWQHPDPVRRHYYDSLPSEGIAFYHEEMTLQAGLFADRPDSMRQIANFLRLRAIRAELDVELALGSISLDEAADRLLRLVPVDREMAFHDATGLAARPGQRLSYQAGKQQILDLLASARVHFGDSFDLRRFHDRLWSEGNVPIALQRWELLGDPSQLAAADRLAPER